In one Zobellia galactanivorans genomic region, the following are encoded:
- a CDS encoding aldo/keto reductase → MKYNTLGNTGIRISELGFGASAIGGMFNTGETNEALKTVQTAFDRGISYFDTSPAYGRTNSVYGPTTSEILLGKALKGIDRSKFILSTKAGKTSSLPPELNFRYDAITHSVESSLKRLQTDYLDILFLHDIEYDKGKHLDTALTEGLTALRDLKKAGKIRCVGISCYSIEVLNKVIPNYDLDVVLVHNHHTLINNQLLELVPQIKEKGMGLVNASPFASGLLTKQGPPDWYPTTKKDLAIMDKTLKFCKENNVHIEKLAIQYALSNSEIPTTLFSCNQLYHLNQNVDWSEELADKDMLEKLLTLLEPLRNKDFDFGAYND, encoded by the coding sequence ATGAAATATAACACCTTAGGAAATACAGGTATAAGAATTAGTGAACTAGGGTTTGGTGCCTCGGCAATTGGAGGGATGTTCAATACAGGGGAAACCAACGAAGCTTTAAAGACCGTCCAAACTGCCTTTGACCGCGGTATTAGCTATTTCGACACCTCCCCTGCTTACGGAAGAACGAATTCGGTCTATGGCCCCACTACATCGGAAATACTTTTAGGAAAGGCCTTAAAAGGGATTGACCGTTCAAAATTCATATTGTCTACCAAAGCAGGAAAGACTTCTTCTTTACCGCCAGAATTGAATTTTCGATACGATGCCATAACCCATTCCGTAGAATCTAGTCTAAAACGGCTTCAAACCGATTATCTAGATATACTTTTCCTGCATGATATCGAATACGATAAGGGGAAACATCTCGACACTGCCCTAACCGAGGGACTCACTGCCTTGAGGGATTTAAAAAAAGCAGGAAAAATTAGATGTGTCGGCATCTCATGTTACTCTATCGAAGTACTAAACAAAGTAATACCCAACTATGATTTAGATGTGGTACTGGTACACAATCATCACACACTTATCAACAATCAGTTATTGGAATTGGTCCCGCAAATCAAAGAAAAAGGAATGGGCCTAGTGAACGCCTCCCCTTTTGCCAGCGGCCTCTTAACGAAGCAAGGACCTCCTGATTGGTACCCTACTACAAAAAAAGACTTGGCCATCATGGACAAAACGCTTAAATTCTGCAAAGAAAACAATGTTCATATAGAAAAATTAGCAATTCAGTACGCTTTAAGCAATTCTGAAATCCCGACCACATTGTTTAGCTGCAACCAACTTTACCATTTAAACCAGAATGTAGATTGGAGCGAAGAATTAGCGGATAAGGATATGCTTGAAAAGCTACTTACATTGCTTGAACCACTTCGGAACAAAGATTTCGATTTCGGGGCATATAACGACTAA
- a CDS encoding sulfatase family protein: protein MKFKFTNIHYILLLATAVLGSSCNSKKAGKIAKADPKPNIIIYLTDDLGYGDLGCYGNPIIQTPSIDKFASEGVLLTDCHSAGTVCSPSRSGLLTGRNPYRSGFYYIQGAYGAHMQNDEVTLAELLKTQGYETAFMGKWHLSRLEKSEKYDEPGPGDQGFDYWFASTHNAFSGPKNYGKFLRNGEEVGETDGWYVDVLTKEATNWLTKVRDKSKPFLLVVSTHEPHTPIAPPEKFSSLYDNATVDSLEQTIKYGGVDRTLYDISSNKKEYYGTVSQLDHAFSDLMKTVEDENAYDNTMVIFTSDNGPEHPVNLEESQGTWEEPIRDYCFGTPGIYRGMKRYPFEGGHRVPGIVRYPAKIPAGTTSDAMVVATDFLPTVATLAQAEIPTDRNMDGKDALSAFLGEKIERDEPYLWLFPTHEDTYFRMPHMAMRYDDYTLLGWFPEKTEEGTLVEWMKSSVPVKFALYNLSTDPGQENDLAASEPETVEKLKPIMIRTWKKIRDEGPDWGKLKSPKPKAASLTN, encoded by the coding sequence ATGAAGTTCAAGTTTACCAACATCCATTATATTTTGCTCCTTGCTACCGCCGTACTAGGCTCAAGTTGTAATTCTAAAAAAGCAGGGAAAATTGCGAAAGCTGACCCAAAACCCAATATCATCATTTACTTAACCGACGATTTGGGTTACGGGGACCTAGGATGCTATGGCAACCCCATTATTCAGACACCCAGTATTGATAAATTTGCCTCGGAAGGGGTATTGCTTACCGATTGCCATTCGGCAGGAACCGTCTGCTCGCCTTCCCGGTCAGGGCTTTTAACCGGAAGAAATCCTTACAGAAGCGGATTTTACTACATTCAAGGGGCCTATGGGGCCCATATGCAAAATGATGAAGTTACCCTAGCCGAACTCTTAAAAACCCAAGGCTACGAAACGGCATTTATGGGCAAATGGCATTTATCGAGACTTGAAAAATCTGAAAAATATGATGAACCGGGCCCTGGGGACCAAGGTTTCGATTACTGGTTCGCCTCTACCCATAATGCCTTTTCCGGACCTAAAAATTATGGAAAGTTTCTACGAAACGGCGAAGAAGTTGGCGAAACAGATGGATGGTATGTAGATGTACTTACCAAGGAAGCCACCAATTGGCTTACCAAGGTGCGCGACAAATCAAAACCCTTTTTACTGGTAGTCTCGACCCATGAGCCGCACACCCCCATCGCCCCACCTGAAAAATTCAGCAGTTTATACGACAACGCCACCGTCGACAGCTTAGAGCAGACAATCAAATACGGAGGAGTAGACCGTACCCTATATGATATCAGCTCAAATAAAAAAGAATATTACGGCACCGTTTCCCAATTAGACCATGCTTTTTCAGACCTCATGAAAACGGTCGAGGATGAAAACGCATATGATAACACCATGGTAATTTTTACAAGTGACAACGGTCCTGAGCATCCGGTCAATCTAGAGGAATCACAAGGAACATGGGAAGAGCCTATTCGCGATTATTGCTTTGGCACCCCAGGGATATACCGAGGTATGAAGCGCTATCCTTTTGAAGGTGGCCACCGGGTTCCGGGCATTGTCCGCTATCCCGCAAAAATACCGGCAGGAACCACCAGTGATGCCATGGTCGTCGCCACCGATTTTCTGCCTACCGTGGCCACACTCGCCCAAGCGGAAATACCTACGGATAGAAATATGGACGGAAAAGATGCCCTTTCGGCCTTTTTAGGGGAAAAAATTGAAAGGGACGAGCCTTACTTATGGCTTTTCCCCACACATGAGGACACCTATTTTAGAATGCCGCACATGGCTATGCGTTATGATGACTACACCCTTCTAGGATGGTTTCCCGAAAAGACCGAGGAAGGTACCTTAGTAGAATGGATGAAGTCTTCCGTTCCCGTAAAATTTGCACTTTACAATCTATCTACCGACCCTGGCCAAGAAAATGACCTAGCCGCATCCGAACCCGAAACGGTGGAAAAACTAAAACCCATAATGATCCGTACCTGGAAAAAAATCAGGGATGAAGGCCCAGACTGGGGTAAATTGAAGTCCCCTAAACCTAAGGCCGCGTCCCTCACCAATTAA
- a CDS encoding glycoside hydrolase family 95 protein — translation MSSIMRLKRTILLTLICTSSVLIAQNTDSKENGFDPATVLWYDKPASMWEEALPVGNGRIGAMVYGKSGEEKIQFNEETYWSGGPYSQVVKGGYKKLPEIQKYIFNGEPIKAHKLFGRALMGYPVEQQKYQSLANLHLFFGQDSVDNYRRSLDLKTGVVTVEYTYGGVNYTKEVFASAVDQTIAIRITADKPGSINFDAELRGVRNSAHSNYATDYFRMDGLGKDQLKLTGKSADYMGVEGKLRYEARIKAVPEGGTMSIDGTMLSIKNADAATLYFVAATNFVNYKDVSADENKRVEDMLAKVQQSSFDAIKKSALADYKEYFDRVSLTLPTTDNSFLPTDKRMVEIQSSPDPQLSTLCYNFGRYLLISSSRPGTQPANLQGIWNNDMNPAWDSKYTTNINTEMNYWAVESANLSELSEPLTTMVKELTDQGAKVAKEHYGADGWVFHQNTDLWRVAAPMDGPTWGTFTVGGAWLTTHLWEHYLFTQDKEYLKDIYPVMKGSVEFFMDFLVEYPGTDWLVTNPSNSPENPPEGKGYKYFYDEITGMYYFTTIVAGSTIDMQILKDLFSYYDSASEILDVDPELRKQVSIARSRLVPSQIGKDGTLQEWTEDYGQMEKNHRHASHLYGLFPGNVISVTRTPELIEPVKKTLELRGDGASGWSRAWKTCLWARLRDGDRANSIFKGYLKEQAYSSLFAICARQFQVDGTLGMTAGISEMLIQSQEGYLDLLPALPSEWADGQFSGVCARGGFELDFSWKDKQITSLEILSKAGTTCSLKAGSKVKVFSDGKQIKTKKRKNQIVEFNTEQGKTYSVQGI, via the coding sequence ATGTCATCGATTATGCGCCTTAAAAGAACAATACTCCTAACCCTAATATGCACTTCGAGTGTATTGATTGCCCAAAATACCGATAGTAAAGAAAACGGCTTTGACCCGGCCACCGTCTTATGGTACGACAAGCCCGCATCTATGTGGGAAGAAGCCCTGCCTGTCGGAAACGGACGAATTGGTGCAATGGTCTACGGTAAATCGGGTGAAGAAAAAATTCAATTCAACGAAGAAACCTATTGGTCAGGTGGCCCCTATTCCCAAGTCGTAAAAGGAGGATACAAAAAACTGCCCGAAATTCAAAAGTATATTTTTAACGGAGAACCCATTAAGGCCCACAAGCTTTTTGGACGTGCGCTAATGGGCTACCCTGTAGAGCAGCAAAAATATCAATCGCTCGCAAACCTGCATCTCTTTTTTGGTCAGGACAGCGTTGACAACTACCGCCGATCTTTAGATTTAAAAACGGGAGTGGTAACCGTAGAATACACCTATGGGGGCGTAAACTATACAAAGGAAGTTTTTGCCTCTGCCGTTGATCAAACGATTGCCATTCGCATTACCGCCGACAAGCCCGGTAGCATCAACTTTGACGCCGAACTACGCGGTGTACGCAACAGTGCCCACTCTAACTACGCTACCGATTACTTCCGTATGGATGGTCTAGGTAAAGACCAATTGAAACTTACCGGAAAGTCCGCCGACTACATGGGCGTAGAGGGCAAGTTACGATATGAGGCTAGAATCAAGGCCGTACCCGAAGGTGGTACAATGAGTATAGACGGCACCATGCTAAGCATAAAAAATGCCGATGCCGCAACCCTTTATTTTGTAGCGGCAACAAACTTCGTCAACTACAAAGATGTAAGTGCCGATGAAAACAAACGTGTGGAAGATATGCTTGCCAAAGTGCAGCAAAGTTCCTTTGACGCTATCAAAAAAAGTGCATTGGCCGATTACAAGGAATATTTTGATCGCGTCTCCTTAACCTTACCCACTACCGACAATTCCTTTTTGCCAACCGATAAGCGCATGGTCGAGATACAATCAAGTCCTGACCCCCAATTATCTACCTTATGCTATAATTTTGGCCGATATTTATTGATCTCTTCATCTAGACCCGGCACGCAGCCTGCCAACCTTCAAGGGATTTGGAATAATGACATGAACCCTGCATGGGATTCAAAATACACGACCAATATAAATACAGAAATGAACTATTGGGCGGTCGAAAGCGCAAATCTTTCCGAGCTCTCCGAGCCTTTGACTACAATGGTCAAGGAACTGACGGATCAAGGCGCGAAAGTGGCCAAGGAACATTACGGCGCCGATGGATGGGTATTCCACCAAAACACCGACCTATGGCGGGTAGCCGCACCTATGGACGGCCCAACTTGGGGTACGTTTACCGTTGGTGGCGCTTGGTTGACCACACATTTGTGGGAGCACTACCTGTTTACCCAAGACAAGGAATACCTTAAGGACATTTACCCGGTAATGAAAGGTTCCGTGGAATTTTTTATGGATTTCCTAGTGGAATACCCCGGCACGGATTGGTTGGTAACCAACCCTTCCAACTCACCGGAAAATCCACCGGAAGGAAAAGGATACAAGTATTTCTATGACGAGATAACAGGCATGTACTACTTTACGACCATAGTTGCCGGATCGACCATAGATATGCAAATCTTAAAGGATCTTTTCTCTTACTACGATTCCGCTTCTGAAATTTTGGACGTTGACCCTGAACTAAGAAAACAAGTTTCCATTGCCCGTAGCAGATTGGTTCCTTCCCAAATCGGAAAAGATGGAACACTACAAGAGTGGACCGAAGATTATGGTCAAATGGAAAAAAACCACCGTCATGCTTCCCATTTATATGGATTGTTCCCCGGCAATGTGATTTCCGTAACCCGAACCCCAGAACTTATCGAACCCGTAAAGAAGACCTTAGAACTTAGGGGCGATGGGGCTTCAGGATGGTCTAGAGCTTGGAAAACCTGTCTTTGGGCCCGATTAAGGGATGGTGATAGGGCCAACTCTATCTTTAAAGGTTATTTAAAGGAACAGGCCTACTCTTCCCTATTTGCCATATGCGCCAGACAATTTCAAGTAGACGGTACACTAGGTATGACGGCAGGAATTTCCGAAATGCTGATCCAATCACAGGAAGGATACCTCGACCTATTGCCCGCCTTACCTTCAGAATGGGCCGATGGTCAGTTTAGCGGAGTATGTGCCCGTGGTGGTTTTGAATTGGATTTCAGTTGGAAGGATAAACAGATCACTTCCTTGGAAATATTGTCCAAAGCCGGAACGACCTGTAGTCTAAAGGCCGGAAGCAAGGTAAAAGTGTTTTCTGACGGAAAACAGATCAAGACCAAGAAACGTAAGAACCAGATTGTTGAGTTCAACACGGAACAGGGTAAAACCTACAGCGTTCAAGGCATATAA
- a CDS encoding SusD/RagB family nutrient-binding outer membrane lipoprotein: MNIYKTPIALLIFIGTVLGCTDDFEEMNTSPNDLTSVPYVTLITNAEVSILKTYNPILNFEVSWARYNVRDVYVDNDRYSINGSGTNFNVYSGHLKNLNLALDLAEEAGDANAIAVSKILRSYAYQNLTDWYGDIPYSEALSADSDENATIYPKYDSQEFIYTDLIAQLKEANSMIDVSQSLGSADVIFEGDMMRWKRFANSLLLRIYMRMSLVDAATAKTGIEEIMADPGKYPIIDSNDNAAFKYWIPEDATYRSPYYMDPTQAAKQENVTSAYMIDFLKSRNDLERLAVYAEPAASSGEYVGIPLGTLGENTPDLSIMGIDEFRALDSPTRVMRYSEVLFIIAEAALNGWNVNMTAKEAYEAAIAASFEEYGLDPGTYLTEPLVDFESGRDQRELIGEQKWCALYPDGNQGWAEVRRTGYPVYVATTEPVETLYPGKGTIVRKPYPYSEAISNPDNFSAAISAQPGIVEEKFEAGVWWDVN, from the coding sequence ATGAACATATATAAAACACCAATAGCATTACTCATTTTCATAGGTACTGTTTTGGGCTGTACAGACGATTTCGAAGAAATGAACACCAGCCCTAACGATTTGACTTCCGTACCCTACGTCACCTTAATCACCAATGCAGAGGTCAGCATTCTCAAAACCTACAATCCCATCCTAAACTTTGAAGTAAGTTGGGCCAGGTACAATGTCAGGGATGTATACGTAGACAATGACCGTTATAGCATTAACGGTAGCGGAACCAATTTTAATGTTTACAGCGGACATTTAAAAAACCTGAACTTAGCATTGGACTTAGCGGAAGAAGCCGGCGATGCCAACGCCATTGCAGTCAGTAAGATCCTTAGGTCCTATGCCTATCAAAACTTAACGGATTGGTACGGGGATATTCCGTATTCGGAAGCACTTTCGGCCGATAGCGATGAAAATGCGACCATATACCCCAAATACGATAGCCAAGAATTCATTTACACCGATCTAATTGCGCAACTAAAAGAGGCCAACAGTATGATCGATGTGAGCCAAAGCTTGGGTTCTGCCGACGTTATCTTTGAAGGGGATATGATGCGATGGAAAAGATTTGCAAACTCATTATTGCTCCGTATCTACATGAGAATGTCGTTAGTAGATGCAGCCACGGCAAAAACGGGTATAGAAGAAATTATGGCCGACCCCGGAAAGTATCCGATCATCGATAGCAATGACAACGCCGCTTTTAAGTATTGGATTCCAGAAGATGCCACGTATCGCAGTCCGTACTACATGGACCCCACACAAGCGGCCAAACAAGAAAATGTAACCTCGGCCTATATGATCGACTTTCTTAAAAGCAGAAACGATTTAGAGCGACTTGCCGTATACGCAGAACCTGCGGCCTCAAGTGGAGAGTACGTTGGTATTCCCTTAGGTACTTTAGGCGAAAACACACCCGACCTTTCGATTATGGGAATAGATGAATTTAGGGCATTGGATTCCCCTACAAGGGTAATGCGCTATTCCGAAGTACTTTTCATTATCGCCGAAGCCGCGCTAAACGGATGGAACGTAAACATGACCGCCAAGGAAGCATATGAGGCAGCAATTGCCGCAAGCTTTGAAGAATACGGCCTCGACCCCGGCACCTATCTTACAGAACCTTTGGTCGATTTTGAGTCCGGCAGGGACCAAAGAGAACTGATAGGAGAACAAAAATGGTGCGCCCTCTACCCTGATGGCAATCAAGGCTGGGCCGAAGTAAGACGCACGGGCTACCCTGTTTATGTTGCCACTACCGAACCCGTTGAAACCTTATATCCTGGAAAAGGAACCATTGTTAGAAAACCATACCCCTACTCGGAAGCGATTTCCAACCCCGATAATTTTTCAGCCGCTATTTCCGCCCAACCCGGCATAGTAGAAGAAAAATTCGAAGCCGGTGTATGGTGGGATGTGAATTAA
- a CDS encoding alkaline phosphatase D family protein gives MKRRNFIKLTGAGATALSLKPPYEFIEHRSSIYSFPQMVGEVTQSSAILQTRLTSMNTMPENGFDSAEELLSYDIQGVRGFAKFELANNPKFKNAKASPWLEAIPDRDFIVKYKVDGLNADTPYFMRVRFGATPSKTQKGPVSQFSTLQTTDSEKPVSFVATSCLNLGKFFLGGGLLRAGSRSKAAEGEDRSLGFPALEEMSKLNPSFWVQTGDTVYYDYPNKEGIAKTRPELRAKWHRQMAMPRMYRFLGQTPVYLMKDDHEYRYNDSDNVENGKEPSPSLARATFLEQAPIAVFEDENAVTYRTRPINKHLQIWMPEGRDYRDANDKPDGPHKSIWGKEQLAWIKETLLASTATFKLFIVASPLVGPDDGTKHDNHVSYGGFQHERDAFFHWLKQHHLDSNFYIITGDRHWQYHSIHPAGFEEFGTGTVNGQNSRPGRKPGDPGSTDPLGFIRQPYIQEDPIGGFLHVKVSPPENGKTAQLTIETIAEDGSLLNTAVKHAK, from the coding sequence ATGAAACGTCGAAATTTTATAAAACTGACCGGTGCAGGTGCAACCGCATTATCGCTTAAACCTCCCTATGAATTTATAGAACATCGTTCTAGCATATACAGCTTTCCGCAAATGGTAGGTGAAGTAACCCAGTCGTCCGCCATTTTACAGACCCGGCTTACGAGCATGAACACAATGCCGGAAAATGGTTTCGATTCTGCGGAAGAGCTTCTTAGTTATGATATTCAGGGAGTGCGTGGCTTTGCCAAATTTGAGCTTGCGAACAATCCTAAATTCAAAAATGCAAAAGCCTCACCATGGTTGGAAGCTATACCGGACAGGGACTTTATTGTAAAATATAAAGTAGACGGACTCAATGCCGATACCCCCTATTTTATGCGGGTAAGGTTCGGGGCAACTCCATCAAAAACCCAGAAGGGGCCAGTTAGTCAATTTTCCACCTTACAAACAACCGACTCGGAAAAGCCCGTTTCTTTTGTGGCCACCTCTTGTTTAAATTTGGGTAAATTTTTTCTTGGGGGAGGACTACTTCGCGCAGGAAGCAGAAGTAAGGCCGCTGAAGGTGAAGACCGAAGCTTAGGCTTTCCCGCTTTGGAAGAGATGTCTAAACTAAACCCTTCTTTTTGGGTTCAAACCGGGGATACGGTGTATTACGATTACCCCAACAAGGAGGGAATCGCAAAAACACGTCCTGAACTACGGGCCAAATGGCACCGTCAAATGGCCATGCCCCGTATGTACCGTTTTTTAGGGCAGACCCCTGTCTATTTGATGAAAGACGACCATGAATATCGGTATAACGATAGTGATAACGTAGAGAACGGCAAAGAGCCCTCACCCAGTTTAGCCCGGGCCACTTTTTTGGAGCAGGCACCGATAGCGGTTTTTGAAGATGAAAATGCCGTCACTTATCGTACGAGACCAATAAACAAACACCTACAAATCTGGATGCCGGAAGGGCGCGATTATAGGGATGCCAACGATAAACCCGATGGTCCGCATAAATCTATTTGGGGCAAGGAACAGCTAGCATGGATCAAAGAGACCCTACTTGCCAGCACAGCTACCTTTAAACTATTTATTGTAGCCTCTCCCCTTGTTGGCCCCGATGATGGTACAAAGCACGATAACCATGTAAGCTACGGCGGCTTTCAACACGAACGGGATGCTTTTTTCCATTGGCTGAAGCAACACCATTTAGATTCAAATTTTTACATCATAACCGGTGATCGCCATTGGCAGTACCATTCCATTCATCCGGCCGGTTTTGAAGAATTTGGTACGGGAACCGTAAACGGGCAAAATTCAAGACCAGGAAGAAAACCCGGAGACCCGGGCTCAACAGACCCTCTAGGTTTTATACGGCAACCTTACATTCAAGAAGACCCGATAGGCGGCTTTTTACATGTAAAGGTGAGCCCTCCGGAGAATGGAAAAACGGCACAGCTGACCATAGAAACGATAGCTGAGGACGGAAGCCTCCTTAATACTGCGGTGAAGCATGCCAAATAA
- a CDS encoding sodium:solute symporter: MQNVDLIIIIFYLAAILALGILSTRKTQMSSVNYFLAGRSLNWVVIGAALFASNISTIHLVGLAASGFEDGLVWGNFEWMASVVLILLGLIFAPFYFRSKISTLPEFLEKRYSSKSRSFLAFMAILGALFVHIGMSLYAGAIVFKSFFGIDVSISILIISVITATYTIFGGLKAVVITETVQAVVLIIGALVLTLFAINALPEIGIHSLSDFKDHIKPDQLSMIRSGENAGNSGLSWYSIFLGYPILGLWYWCSDQTIVQRVLAAKSEDDAQKGPIFAGFLKILPVFIMVLPGIIGYVLFKDKISTSNETLPVLINELLPVGIKGIFAAALLSALMSTIAAALNSCSTLVAVDIAKRLKPSLSDQKQVSIGKWVAVVVMILAMAWSTQGGRFNSIFEAINKIAAALAPPIATVFLFGVFSKRGTKEASLITLTLGFILGMTCFAVDFIPTLSGKPSIITTEWGIPFMMQAWWLFCICTVIYFIVSYLTPRPDKAQLTYTWDNPLQFITGKKFQGIQDVRFWAGLLLLSIIILYIIFQ, encoded by the coding sequence ATGCAAAATGTAGATTTAATAATTATTATTTTTTATTTGGCGGCAATTTTGGCCTTGGGAATTCTGTCTACCAGAAAGACCCAAATGAGTTCCGTCAACTATTTCTTGGCAGGACGCAGCCTAAACTGGGTAGTCATCGGCGCCGCACTTTTTGCCAGTAATATTTCTACCATACACTTGGTAGGCTTGGCTGCTTCGGGTTTTGAAGATGGTCTTGTTTGGGGGAATTTTGAATGGATGGCATCCGTTGTATTAATTCTCTTGGGCCTTATTTTCGCCCCTTTTTATTTTAGGAGCAAAATTTCTACCCTTCCCGAGTTTTTAGAAAAAAGATATAGTTCCAAGTCTCGTTCATTCTTGGCCTTTATGGCCATACTAGGGGCTTTGTTCGTTCATATCGGCATGAGCCTATATGCCGGTGCAATCGTTTTTAAATCTTTTTTCGGAATCGATGTGAGTATCTCCATCTTGATCATTTCCGTCATTACCGCTACCTATACCATTTTTGGGGGATTGAAGGCCGTAGTAATAACCGAAACCGTACAAGCCGTCGTCTTGATTATCGGGGCCTTGGTGTTGACCTTGTTTGCCATTAATGCCCTCCCCGAAATTGGAATACATTCATTAAGCGATTTTAAAGACCATATAAAACCCGACCAACTGAGCATGATCAGAAGTGGGGAAAATGCTGGAAATTCAGGACTTTCTTGGTACTCGATATTTTTAGGCTACCCCATTCTCGGTTTGTGGTATTGGTGTTCCGACCAGACCATAGTTCAACGCGTTCTGGCCGCTAAAAGTGAGGACGACGCCCAAAAAGGACCTATTTTCGCCGGCTTCCTTAAGATTCTCCCCGTTTTTATAATGGTCTTGCCGGGCATCATAGGCTACGTACTGTTCAAGGATAAAATAAGCACAAGCAATGAAACCCTACCGGTTTTAATCAATGAACTCCTCCCCGTGGGGATCAAGGGCATATTTGCCGCCGCACTGCTATCCGCCCTCATGAGCACCATTGCTGCGGCCCTTAATAGCTGTTCTACCTTGGTGGCCGTAGATATCGCAAAAAGACTGAAACCCTCCCTAAGCGATCAAAAACAAGTAAGCATAGGCAAATGGGTGGCGGTCGTTGTAATGATATTGGCCATGGCATGGTCTACCCAAGGAGGTCGATTCAATAGTATTTTTGAAGCCATAAACAAGATAGCCGCCGCATTGGCCCCTCCGATAGCTACCGTATTCCTCTTTGGGGTATTCAGCAAACGGGGCACAAAAGAAGCTTCTTTAATTACATTGACCTTAGGCTTCATTCTGGGCATGACCTGTTTTGCGGTAGATTTTATTCCTACACTTTCCGGAAAACCAAGTATAATAACGACGGAATGGGGCATCCCCTTTATGATGCAAGCGTGGTGGCTGTTCTGTATTTGCACCGTAATATATTTCATTGTAAGCTACCTCACCCCTAGACCTGACAAAGCGCAATTAACGTACACCTGGGACAATCCCTTACAATTCATAACGGGCAAAAAGTTCCAAGGCATCCAAGATGTTCGCTTTTGGGCGGGATTGCTATTGCTGTCCATCATCATTTTATATATCATATTTCAATAA